The sequence TTTTCGCCACAAGCTGTTCCGATGATTCCACCCAACCGAACCCCGCCGACCAAGCCACTCCTAGAGCCGTCAGTATCCCACAGGGCTCGCCCGATGATCCCGTCGCCCTGGCGCGCGGTGTGCCCGGATTCGGCGGATTCTTTGTGGATGAGCAGGGCAGGCCCACGATCTACCTGAAGGATGCCACCCAGCGAGGCGCGGCCGAAAAGGCGCTGACTCCGTGGTTCACCTCACGGGGGCGGAACAGGGCGGAGATGCAGGTACGCAAGGCGGACTTCGACTGGGCCGACCTGGACCGCTGGTTCAATCAATCATCCGGTGAGGTCCTGAGCGTGGCAGGGGCAGTATTCACCGACGCGGACGAGGCCCGGAACCGGGTGCGTATCGGTGTCGAGCATGCGGCGGCCGCGGGCCAGGTTCGCAACGTGCTCGCGCGCCTGGGCATCCCAGCGGCGGCCGTGAGCGTCGAGATCACCGAGCCGATCCGGCAAGTGGCGACGCTGCAGGGCTCGGTGCGGCCGGTGGTGGCCGGGGTCCAGATCAATTTTCCCGGGTTCCTCTGCTCCGTCGGATTTAACGCCTCCCGCAGCGGCACCAGGGGATTCGTCACCGCCTCGCACTGCACCAACACGCAGGGCGGTGTGGAAAGCACGCCGTACTGGCAACCGCTCCAGAGCGTCAATCCGACCCAGATCGCCACCGAGGTCGCCGATCCGGCCTACACCACCGGTGGGTCGTGTCCGTCCGGGCGGCGGTGCCGCCGGAGCGACGCGTCATTCGCCAACTACATCAACAGCACGGCGAACACGCTGGGCGCTATCGCACGGACCTCGAGCACCAACAAGAGGAATCTCACCATCGCAGGGAGCTGGACCATCACGTCGGATGCGACCTCGTCGAATTTCACGATCGGCGAGACGGTGAACAAGGTGGGCCGTACCACCGGGTGGAGCCAGGGTCCGGTCACCAGCACCTGCGTGAACGTCAACGTGAGCGGCTCGAGCATCACCCAGCTCTGCCAGACGGCGGTCTCGGCATCCGTCGGGGGCGGAGACAGCGGGTCGGACGTGTTCAGTATCACCAGTGGGACGAACGTCAGGTTGGATGGCGTCCTGTGGGGCGGCTCCAGCAACGGACGGACCTTCATCTTCAGCCCGCTCGCCAACGTCGAGGGCGAGTTGGGATCACTCACGACTCACTAAACAGGCTCCAGCGCGTCGGCCGTTCCTTGGGCGGCCGACGCCGCCTGCCACACTCCAGGTGCTCCACGCCGCCGCCCTGGCCGCCACGCTCGTCCTCGATTCGATGACGCTGCATCTCTCGGTTCCCGCCCATGTCCGCGCGGGAGAGCCGGTGCCGGTGACGCTCAGCGTCACCAATTCCGGCGCTTCTCCGGTCACCCTCTATCTCAAGGGGCGGCCGACTGCGTTCGATATCATCGTGCGACGGAAGGGCGGCGCGGTAGTCTGGCGTCGCCTGCGCGGGGCGACGCTGGTGATGGTACTCCGGGTCGAGACGGTGCCGGCGGGCGGATCGCTCCTGTTCGAGGACGTCTGGCATCAAGAGACCCAGGCAGGGGCGCCGGTCGAGCCGGGAGACTACACCGTGACCGGTGAGCTGCCGACCGACCAGCCCGAACCACTGCGGACGGCGCCGGTTCTCTTGCGTATCGATCCCTAACGCCGGATCCGCCGAGGCGCCCGCTGACGGAAATGCCGACTGGCGGGGATCACTTCGCGTCGCGCGACCGCGCCCGGCGCTCGGGCCCGTGCAGGATGGTGTCGCCCTCAGCCGCCCGGGCGGGATGCACCTCCAGCTCCACTCCCTGCCCGTTGGCCACCGCCTCCAGCTCGCGCCACAGGTCCGCCCGGGCGGGCTCCGTCTCCGGCAGACGCAGGTTCATCCGAAGCCGGAACAGCGGCTCGCCACTCATCGGCGCGGACTCGGCGGCCGATTCGAGCTCCAGCAGGTTCCCTCCGTGCCGGCGCACCGTTTCGGCGAGCGCGTGGATGATGCCCGCGTGGTCGATTGCCCGGGCGTGCACCACCACCTCCGGCGCGGACGGCACGTCCGCCCGCCTGGTTGCCACCCGCAGCGGGGTGGCGCGGATACCGTGTTGGTCCTGGAGCCGGTCGAGCCCACTCACGACCGCCTGAAGCTGGGCCGGCTCACCGGAGACGAGCACCATCAGCCCTGCGTAACCGCCGAGCACCACGACCCGGCTGTCCTCCACGTTGCAGCCCAGGTCGGCGATGAATCCGGTCAGGTCGGCCACCAGCCCGAGGCGGTCGGGCTCGGTGGCGGAGAGGAGGAGCAGCTCACGTTGGGCCATACCATTCTCCCTGGCGAGGCTGGGATAGGTCGGAATATCCTCTACGTTGCTGCCCGCGTCGGGAAAGGCGCAAGAGGCTGGGCTGGGATCTACTCTGGACACTACTCCTCGTCCGGCATCAAGGCGCATCCCCAGGAGAGAGTACCGGAACCCCTGAGCGATGCGACCACGCCAGCGGGCGGAAACACGACGCGCCCGGGAGCCAGGCTCCCGGGCGCGTCGTGTTGCTCCTCGTTGGGTGACGTCTACAGCTCGTCGTCCACCAGCGCCGCCGCCAGCGCGGGCGCCGGCACCGGCTCCTCCACCCGCGGCGGCGGCGCCTCGTAGCCCGCCGGCGGCTGGATGTCGATCTCGGCGTAGCGGTAGATGCCACTGCCCGCCGGGATCAGGTGCCCGATGATGATGTTCTCCTTGAGGCCCAGGAGATCGTCCTTGGCCCCCCGGATCGCCGCGTCGGTCAGCACCCGCGTGGTCTCCTGGAACGACGCCGCCGAGATGAATGACTGGGTCGTGAGACTCGCCTTGGTGATGCCCAGCAGCACCGGCTCGGCCTCCGCCGGCTCGCCCTTCCGCTTGAGCACCCGCTCGTTGTCGTCCCGGAAGGTCAACCGGTCCACCGTCTCCCCCTCGAGGAAGTCGGTGTCGCCCGGCTCGGTGACCCGCACCTTCTGCAGCATCTGCCGCACGATGACGCCGATGTGCTTGTCGCTAATGCGCACACCCTGCAGCCGGTAGACCTCCTGCACCTCGTTGAGCAGATACTCCTGCACCGCCCGCGGCCCCTTGATGAGCAGAATGTCGTGCGGGTTCACCGGGCCCTCGGTGAGACGGTCGCCCGCCCGCACCCGGTCGCCCTCGTGCACCCGGAGGTGCTTGCCCGCGGGCACCTCGTACAACTGCGGCTCGGTCTCCTCCGCCGCGCCCGCCGGGGTCTCAGGGTAGACGTAGATCTCCCGCTTGCCGCGCTTGATCTCCCCGAACTTGACCACGCCGTCCACTTCGGAAATCGTGGCCGGGTCCTTGGGCCGCCGCGCCTCGAACAGCTCCGCGATGCGGGGAAGGCCGCCGGTGATGTCCCGGGTCTTGTACGCCTGCCGCGGGATCTTGGTGACGGTGATGCCCTTGGTCACCTTGACCGGCGCGCTCAGGAAGACCGTCTTGTCCTTGCTCTCCTTCTTGGTCTTGCTGGGCCAGGCCTCGTTGATCGGCCGCTCGTCCACGTGGAACTTGGTGCTCCACGGATTGGCGCCGTCCGGGATATCCATCGCCCGGGTGACCTGGTCGGTGGGCGAACCCAGGATGACGCGGCTGCCTTCCGCCAGGGTGTACTCCTGCGGGTCCTTCCGGTTGGGCATGTAGACCAGCACCGACGGATGCAGCTCCCGGTCCGGGTCCGCCATGACCACGATGCTCCGGAGTCCGGTGCCCTCGTCCAGCTCCTCGCGAAGCGTGACGCCCGGTACCAGGTCCTTCCACCGGAGCTCGCCGTCCGACTTGATGATGCTGGGATCGTTGTACGGGTCCCAGGTGTACAGGATCGTCGCCCGGCGCTCGTTGTCGCCCTTGGTGACCAGATCGCCCTCCTTGACTGCCAGGAGCGCGCCCTCGGGCACCGGGTAGCG comes from Gemmatimonadales bacterium and encodes:
- a CDS encoding ACT domain-containing protein — translated: MAQRELLLLSATEPDRLGLVADLTGFIADLGCNVEDSRVVVLGGYAGLMVLVSGEPAQLQAVVSGLDRLQDQHGIRATPLRVATRRADVPSAPEVVVHARAIDHAGIIHALAETVRRHGGNLLELESAAESAPMSGEPLFRLRMNLRLPETEPARADLWRELEAVANGQGVELEVHPARAAEGDTILHGPERRARSRDAK
- a CDS encoding BsuPI-related putative proteinase inhibitor, producing the protein MLHAAALAATLVLDSMTLHLSVPAHVRAGEPVPVTLSVTNSGASPVTLYLKGRPTAFDIIVRRKGGAVVWRRLRGATLVMVLRVETVPAGGSLLFEDVWHQETQAGAPVEPGDYTVTGELPTDQPEPLRTAPVLLRIDP